One stretch of Methyloversatilis sp. RAC08 DNA includes these proteins:
- a CDS encoding efflux RND transporter periplasmic adaptor subunit, whose amino-acid sequence MAVAVVQPDRAASQSYTGVVTSRVVGDLGFRVAGKVVERLVDTGQTVRRGQPLMRLDAADLDLALAAQAAAVEAARARAVQARADEQRLRGMVEQGAVSAQVRDQAVAGADSAQALLDAALAQQQVARNASGYTLLVADSDGVVVDTLAEPGQVVRAGEPVVRLARAGAREAQVNLPESVRPAVGSRATATLHSLPGATFTARLRQLSDAADPRSRTFEARYLLDGAAAQAPIGSTVTLALDSLPGEGAGERVRVPIAALHDTGHGPGVWVIEQAGDSSRVAFRAVTVAGLGHDSATISAGLRVGERIVALGAHLLRDGSAVRGLDTALAAAGRAP is encoded by the coding sequence GTGGCCGTCGCCGTCGTGCAGCCGGACCGGGCGGCCTCGCAGTCTTACACCGGCGTGGTGACGTCGCGCGTGGTCGGTGATCTGGGTTTCCGGGTCGCCGGCAAGGTCGTGGAGCGCCTGGTCGATACCGGCCAGACGGTGCGGCGCGGCCAGCCGCTGATGCGGCTCGATGCGGCCGATCTCGATCTGGCGCTCGCGGCGCAGGCCGCGGCGGTCGAGGCGGCTCGGGCGCGCGCGGTTCAGGCGCGCGCCGACGAGCAGCGGCTGCGCGGAATGGTGGAGCAGGGTGCCGTGTCGGCCCAGGTGCGCGACCAGGCGGTCGCCGGCGCCGACAGCGCGCAGGCGCTGCTCGACGCGGCGCTGGCGCAGCAGCAGGTGGCACGCAACGCTTCCGGCTACACGCTGCTGGTGGCCGACAGCGACGGTGTGGTGGTCGATACCCTCGCCGAACCGGGCCAGGTCGTGCGCGCCGGCGAGCCGGTCGTGCGGCTGGCGCGCGCGGGGGCACGCGAGGCGCAGGTCAATTTGCCCGAATCGGTGCGTCCGGCGGTCGGCTCGCGCGCCACCGCCACCTTGCACAGTCTGCCGGGTGCCACTTTCACGGCCCGGCTGCGTCAGTTGTCCGACGCGGCCGACCCGCGCAGCCGCACCTTCGAAGCGCGCTACCTGCTCGACGGCGCTGCAGCGCAGGCACCGATCGGCAGTACGGTGACGCTTGCGCTCGACAGTCTGCCGGGTGAGGGGGCCGGCGAGCGGGTGCGGGTGCCGATCGCCGCGCTGCACGACACCGGCCATGGCCCGGGCGTGTGGGTGATCGAGCAGGCAGGCGATAGCAGCCGAGTCGCCTTCCGCGCGGTCACCGTGGCCGGCCTGGGACACGACAGCGCGACGATTTCCGCCGGCCTGCGCGTCGGCGAACGCATCGTCGCGCTCGGCGCCCACCTGCTGCGCGATGGCAGCGCCGTGCGCGGCCTCGACACGGCACTCGCCGCCGCGGGGCGTGCGCCATGA
- a CDS encoding efflux transporter outer membrane subunit, whose amino-acid sequence MPSSLRRLPTAAVWMLTGLTLGGCAVGPDFRRPEPPASTHFVSAGAVAARSAPVGAEDPARWWAGFDDPLLDRIVARVLAGNLDLAVAAARLEQARAGLAVRTAIQRPYGQLGAEAATGRLSMQTPLGRLLDARPGFDRTADEYALNAGSSWELDLFGGLQRGEDAARADYLAAGAGEAGARLAVVAQAADTYIYVRALQSRLQVLHEQIDTQRRLVGLIALQVSRGLAAELQHDQAQGALAEVEAALPALEAGRDAAMFALDVLTGDTPGHWRAELEPPAALPRAPAIATAGGPASLIRRRPDLMAAEYRLAASNARIGEAITAYYPRMALTGLLGFATAGGGSLIASGAAQARLAAGLRWRLFDFGRVDAEVAAARGGEAEALALYRQAVLRATEEVENAFTTLVKRESQAATLSTGEAALTRARERAFAAWQGGVVSLVEVLDADSRLLRTRDARIQAEADAARAAVASFRALGGGWQPAVTDDTRPRPVAGTLGSDG is encoded by the coding sequence ATGCCGTCATCCCTCCGCCGCCTGCCGACCGCCGCCGTATGGATGCTGACCGGCCTCACCCTGGGTGGCTGCGCGGTCGGCCCCGACTTCCGCCGCCCCGAGCCGCCAGCCAGTACGCACTTCGTGTCGGCCGGCGCGGTGGCCGCGCGCAGCGCCCCGGTGGGCGCGGAAGATCCTGCCCGCTGGTGGGCGGGATTCGACGACCCGCTGCTCGATCGCATCGTCGCGCGCGTGCTGGCCGGCAACCTCGACCTTGCGGTGGCGGCGGCGCGGCTCGAACAGGCACGTGCCGGGCTGGCGGTGCGCACGGCGATCCAGCGCCCGTACGGCCAGTTGGGCGCCGAGGCGGCCACCGGCCGACTGTCGATGCAGACGCCACTGGGTCGCCTGCTCGACGCGCGCCCCGGCTTTGACCGCACGGCCGACGAATACGCGCTCAACGCGGGATCCAGCTGGGAACTGGACCTGTTCGGTGGCCTGCAGCGCGGCGAGGACGCCGCCCGCGCCGACTATCTGGCGGCAGGTGCCGGCGAGGCCGGCGCACGACTGGCCGTCGTGGCGCAGGCGGCCGACACCTATATATATGTGCGGGCGCTGCAGTCGCGGCTGCAGGTGCTGCACGAACAGATCGATACGCAGCGCCGTCTGGTCGGGCTGATTGCGCTGCAGGTGTCGCGCGGTCTGGCCGCCGAACTGCAGCACGATCAGGCGCAGGGCGCGCTGGCGGAGGTCGAGGCCGCGCTGCCCGCACTCGAAGCCGGGCGCGATGCGGCGATGTTCGCGCTCGACGTGCTGACCGGCGACACCCCGGGCCACTGGCGCGCCGAACTCGAGCCGCCCGCTGCGCTGCCGCGTGCGCCGGCCATCGCCACAGCGGGTGGTCCCGCCAGCCTGATCCGCCGCCGACCCGACCTGATGGCGGCCGAGTACCGGCTGGCCGCCTCGAATGCACGCATCGGCGAAGCCATCACCGCGTACTATCCGCGCATGGCGCTGACCGGCCTGCTGGGTTTTGCCACGGCGGGTGGCGGCAGCCTGATCGCGTCGGGCGCCGCGCAGGCGCGTCTGGCCGCCGGCCTGCGCTGGCGGCTGTTCGACTTCGGGCGCGTCGATGCCGAAGTGGCTGCGGCGCGCGGTGGCGAAGCCGAAGCGCTGGCGCTGTACCGGCAGGCGGTGCTGCGCGCCACCGAAGAGGTAGAAAACGCCTTCACCACGCTGGTCAAGCGCGAGTCGCAGGCTGCGACGCTGAGCACCGGCGAGGCGGCGCTCACCCGTGCGCGCGAGCGCGCCTTCGCGGCCTGGCAGGGCGGCGTGGTCAGTCTGGTCGAGGTGCTCGACGCCGACAGCCGACTGCTGCGCACGCGCGACGCCCGCATCCAGGCTGAAGCCGACGCGGCGCGCGCCGCGGTGGCGTCGTTCCGCGCGCTGGGCGGCGGCTGGCAGCCGGCCGTGACGGATGACACGCGGCCACGACCGGTCGCGGGTACGCTGGGCAGCGACGGGTAA
- a CDS encoding RnfH family protein: MRIAVAYAGSVASHWLKIDVPDACTVAEGIELSGILKLCPDIDLSRQKVGVFGKVVKKDAPLRPGDRIEIYRPIICDPETVPRKNGMSDDDDDD, from the coding sequence ATGCGGATTGCCGTTGCCTATGCGGGCAGTGTCGCCAGCCACTGGCTGAAGATCGACGTGCCGGATGCCTGCACGGTGGCCGAAGGCATCGAACTGTCGGGCATCCTGAAGCTGTGCCCGGACATCGACCTCAGCCGGCAGAAGGTCGGCGTATTCGGCAAGGTGGTGAAGAAGGACGCACCGTTGCGCCCGGGCGACCGCATCGAAATATATCGACCGATCATCTGCGACCCGGAAACGGTGCCGCGCAAGAACGGCATGTCGGACGACGATGACGACGACTGA
- a CDS encoding ankyrin repeat domain-containing protein yields MNDHATASRHRCIPADQAADLLLRHRSGALASLALFDTRDRASFERAHIAGAQHLTEAGFGAAMQTVGRATPVLIYCYRGNASKTWAGMFADFRYAEVYSVDGGHDALAAALERRASASAGQPSSAGGSAALQAFVAEQGFDATDLDAPREHGLTPLMRAALSGRADLVSELLALGVAVDRRNGDGNNALWLGCVSGQAVIVRALVAAGIDLDNRNDTGATALMYTASSGKHDMLALLLECGADPMIRTDDDYLAADLAATAECLRLLRHTVR; encoded by the coding sequence ATGAACGACCACGCGACCGCTTCCCGCCATCGCTGCATTCCCGCCGACCAGGCGGCCGACCTGCTGCTGCGCCATCGCAGCGGCGCGCTTGCATCGCTGGCGCTGTTCGACACGCGCGACCGTGCCAGCTTCGAGCGCGCGCACATCGCCGGCGCACAGCACCTGACCGAAGCCGGGTTCGGCGCCGCGATGCAGACGGTCGGCCGCGCGACGCCAGTGCTCATCTACTGCTATCGCGGCAACGCCAGCAAGACCTGGGCGGGCATGTTCGCCGACTTCCGCTACGCCGAGGTCTACAGCGTCGACGGCGGTCACGACGCGCTTGCCGCGGCGCTTGAACGGCGCGCATCGGCAAGTGCCGGGCAGCCTTCGTCGGCCGGTGGTTCGGCTGCACTGCAGGCCTTCGTGGCCGAACAGGGCTTCGACGCCACCGATCTCGACGCGCCGCGCGAACACGGCCTGACGCCACTGATGCGCGCGGCGCTGTCCGGCCGGGCCGACCTCGTGTCCGAACTGCTGGCGCTCGGGGTTGCCGTCGACCGGCGCAACGGTGACGGCAACAACGCGCTGTGGCTGGGCTGCGTGTCCGGTCAGGCCGTCATCGTGCGTGCGCTGGTGGCTGCCGGCATCGATCTCGACAACCGCAACGACACCGGCGCCACGGCACTGATGTACACCGCATCCAGCGGCAAGCACGACATGCTGGCGCTGCTGCTCGAATGCGGCGCTGACCCGATGATCCGCACCGATGACGATTACCTCGCCGCCGATCTCGCGGCCACCGCCGAATGCCTGCGCCTGTTGCGTCACACGGTGCGGTGA
- a CDS encoding Hsp70 family protein codes for MSLTACGIDFGTSNSTAAVHDGAVARLLPLEAGRLTLPSAVFFNLDEDTMSFGRAALNEYLEGYEGRLMRSMKSLLGSGLMDTGTDVGGRHLAFRDLIGGFLAEIRKRAETAARCGFDQVVIGRPVYFVDDDREADQLAEDTLAQIVRGLGFRDVSFQFEPIAAAHAFEQTVDRESLVLVVDIGGGTSDFSLVRLSPERRNATDRSADLLGTSGVHIGGTDFDKRLSLSCVMPELGMGGLLASGAILPNTTYFQLATWHTIHLAYPRAVLASLQDMRLDVVDTKRFDRLLRVVRERSGHRIAMRSEAAKIELSQALACELDLDVAEAGLAVTLTRPQFEAAIAAEIERVCAAAQRCLDHAGVRADTLDTLFFTGGSSAVPVLRDALSRRFPKARPVEGDLYGSVGCGLAVVARQRYG; via the coding sequence ATGAGCCTGACCGCCTGCGGCATCGATTTCGGTACCTCCAACTCCACCGCCGCGGTGCACGACGGTGCAGTCGCCCGTCTGTTGCCGCTGGAAGCGGGTCGGCTGACGCTGCCGTCGGCCGTGTTCTTCAATCTCGACGAAGACACGATGTCGTTCGGCCGCGCCGCGCTGAACGAATACCTCGAAGGTTACGAGGGGCGGCTGATGCGTTCGATGAAAAGCCTGCTCGGCAGCGGCCTGATGGATACCGGCACCGATGTCGGCGGCCGTCATCTCGCATTCCGCGACCTGATCGGCGGCTTTCTGGCCGAAATCCGCAAGCGCGCCGAAACCGCGGCGCGCTGCGGCTTCGACCAGGTGGTCATCGGCCGGCCGGTGTATTTCGTCGACGATGACCGCGAAGCCGACCAGCTGGCCGAAGACACGCTGGCGCAGATCGTGCGCGGACTGGGCTTTCGTGACGTCAGTTTCCAGTTCGAACCGATCGCCGCGGCGCATGCTTTCGAGCAGACCGTCGACCGGGAATCCCTGGTGCTGGTGGTCGACATCGGCGGCGGCACGTCCGACTTTTCCTTGGTGCGCCTGTCGCCCGAGCGGCGCAACGCGACTGACCGCAGCGCCGACCTGCTGGGCACCAGCGGCGTGCATATCGGCGGCACCGATTTCGACAAGCGGCTGTCGCTCTCCTGCGTCATGCCGGAACTGGGCATGGGCGGCCTGCTGGCCAGCGGCGCCATCCTGCCCAACACCACCTATTTCCAGCTCGCCACCTGGCACACCATCCATCTTGCCTATCCGCGCGCCGTGCTGGCCAGCCTGCAGGACATGCGGCTCGACGTGGTCGACACGAAGCGCTTTGACCGCCTGCTGCGCGTGGTGCGCGAACGCAGCGGCCACCGCATCGCCATGCGCTCGGAAGCGGCAAAGATCGAACTGTCTCAGGCGCTCGCCTGCGAGCTCGATCTCGATGTGGCGGAAGCCGGACTGGCGGTGACCCTGACGCGCCCGCAGTTCGAAGCCGCCATCGCAGCCGAGATCGAACGGGTGTGCGCCGCCGCGCAGCGCTGCCTCGATCACGCCGGCGTGCGTGCGGACACGCTCGACACGCTGTTCTTCACCGGTGGCTCGAGCGCCGTGCCGGTGCTGCGTGATGCGCTGTCCCGGCGCTTTCCGAAAGCGCGCCCGGTCGAGGGCGACCTGTATGGCAGCGTCGGCTGCGGCCTGGCCGTCGTGGCGAGGCAGCGCTACGGTTGA
- a CDS encoding sigma-54 interaction domain-containing protein — MPAIPPHPHPPVSFRLPLPETDARSAHASELVKPPARGLVIAFIVATVISVVLASAVYLQTRALEQASERLFTMRLPALEAISSLRGPIAAQQAILYRYYASRDVDEFRQLYRSNHAMLLTHLNKLEHALDDQDATICRIGLGEVQSLAEQLETALSSPRPNDGAAMALLSQVGMHADQMGGELAGIVEDIRREFSASVEETHAATRFIAFIVYGYSGFLLLLGTLVAFNLKRYFDASSHQRTIALFPERNPSAVLRLDGTGVVTYANPGARDLLAGVGHAGGEPQRLLPDDLAERLRALREATPPSADWEYPVGGRVLHCKAHYIEQDQVFHAYPVDVTAQRDAERALNDALGQVSELGKRLADENVYLKAEMLTATPSSDIVGQSPKLNEVLARIDQVAGTSATVLILGESGVGKESLARALHDRSDRKDKPFIKLNCAAIPANLVESELFGHEKGAFTGAATRRLGRFELADGGTLFLDEIGELPPDTQAKLLRVLQEHEFERVGGQATIKVDVRIVVATHRDLKAMVKDGSFRADLYYRINVFPVELPPLRQRREDVPALVAHFLKKFSTEHGKAIDGVSARALERLQAYDWPGNIRELQNVIERATIVCRGSVLDVPPLGDNAGPSSPTPATAVDLESVERRHITQMLSDHNWVIEGKSGAAAALGLAAGTLRSRMKKLGIERPRAVG; from the coding sequence ATGCCCGCGATACCCCCGCACCCACACCCGCCCGTTTCCTTCCGCCTTCCGCTGCCGGAAACCGACGCGCGCTCCGCCCACGCCAGCGAGCTGGTGAAGCCGCCCGCCCGCGGGCTGGTCATCGCCTTCATCGTCGCGACCGTGATCAGCGTGGTGCTGGCCAGCGCGGTTTACCTGCAGACGCGGGCGCTCGAACAGGCGTCGGAAAGACTGTTCACGATGCGCCTGCCCGCGCTGGAGGCGATCTCGAGCCTGCGCGGACCTATCGCAGCACAGCAGGCGATCCTGTACCGCTATTACGCCAGCCGCGACGTGGACGAATTCCGGCAGCTGTATCGCAGCAATCACGCCATGCTGCTGACCCATCTGAACAAGCTGGAGCACGCGCTCGACGACCAGGACGCAACGATCTGCCGCATCGGGCTGGGCGAGGTGCAGAGCCTGGCGGAACAGCTGGAGACTGCATTGTCGAGCCCGCGTCCGAATGATGGCGCAGCGATGGCGCTGCTGTCGCAGGTGGGCATGCATGCCGACCAGATGGGCGGCGAACTGGCAGGTATCGTCGAAGACATCCGCCGCGAATTCAGCGCCAGCGTCGAGGAAACCCACGCGGCGACGCGCTTCATCGCCTTCATCGTCTATGGCTACTCGGGTTTCCTGCTGCTGCTCGGCACGCTGGTGGCGTTCAACCTGAAGCGCTATTTCGACGCCAGCAGCCACCAGCGCACGATCGCGCTGTTTCCCGAGCGCAACCCGTCGGCCGTGCTGCGGCTGGACGGCACCGGTGTGGTCACCTACGCCAACCCGGGTGCGCGCGACCTGCTGGCGGGCGTCGGTCATGCCGGCGGCGAGCCGCAGCGGCTGTTGCCGGACGATCTCGCCGAGCGGCTGCGCGCGCTGCGCGAGGCCACTCCGCCGTCGGCCGACTGGGAATACCCGGTGGGCGGGCGCGTCCTGCACTGCAAGGCGCACTACATCGAACAGGATCAGGTGTTCCACGCCTACCCGGTGGACGTGACCGCGCAACGCGACGCCGAACGCGCGTTGAACGATGCGCTGGGTCAAGTCAGCGAACTGGGCAAGCGTCTGGCCGACGAGAACGTCTACCTGAAGGCGGAAATGCTGACCGCGACGCCGTCATCGGACATCGTCGGCCAGAGCCCGAAGCTGAACGAGGTGCTGGCGCGCATCGACCAGGTCGCCGGCACCTCGGCCACCGTGCTCATCCTCGGCGAAAGCGGCGTCGGCAAAGAATCCTTGGCGCGCGCACTGCATGATCGCAGCGACCGCAAGGACAAGCCCTTCATCAAGCTCAACTGCGCGGCCATCCCGGCGAATCTGGTCGAAAGCGAACTGTTCGGCCACGAAAAAGGCGCCTTCACCGGTGCGGCGACACGCCGGCTCGGCCGCTTCGAACTGGCCGACGGCGGCACGCTGTTCCTCGACGAAATCGGCGAACTGCCGCCGGACACCCAGGCCAAGCTGCTGCGCGTGCTGCAGGAACACGAATTCGAGCGCGTCGGCGGACAGGCCACAATCAAGGTCGATGTGCGCATCGTCGTCGCCACCCACCGCGACCTCAAGGCCATGGTGAAGGACGGCAGCTTCCGCGCCGACCTGTACTACCGCATCAACGTGTTCCCGGTCGAACTGCCGCCGCTGCGCCAGCGGCGCGAAGACGTTCCGGCACTGGTCGCACATTTCCTGAAGAAATTCTCGACCGAGCACGGCAAGGCGATAGATGGCGTGTCGGCACGCGCACTGGAGCGGCTGCAGGCCTACGACTGGCCGGGCAACATCCGAGAGCTGCAGAACGTGATCGAGCGCGCCACCATCGTGTGCCGCGGCAGCGTGCTCGATGTGCCGCCGCTGGGCGACAACGCCGGTCCGTCGTCACCGACTCCAGCCACCGCCGTCGATCTCGAATCGGTCGAACGCCGCCACATCACCCAGATGCTGAGCGACCACAACTGGGTCATCGAAGGCAAATCCGGCGCCGCCGCCGCCCTCGGTCTGGCCGCCGGCACACTGCGCTCGCGCATGAAGAAACTCGGCATCGAGCGCCCGCGGGCAGTTGGGTAG
- a CDS encoding SagB/ThcOx family dehydrogenase: MTTTETRSAPDASASAAEVVRAYHVRTRHRYAGYAAGPETLDWDAQPAAFRHFDGAPRRALPLATDDANPARPRLDLDFAALDTPLLPLPLSLHTLGALLHLSLGLTAWKSSGPDRWAVRANPSSGNLHPVEAYLVIRGLDALADGLYHYLPETHELECRARHGVRATGSAGVHIVLTSVMWREAWKYGERAFRYCQLDTGHAVGAMRYAAAVLGWTLKAQPDIDAASLAALVGTDRLQDFPARRAIDTEIEEAELLLGIGCDGNDALPLPAIDAVQWFGPASTVDRHPMYRWAAVGEVAAATRDAVQGAAPVAAGHPAGARATRAAAAPARRGRSIGEVLLGRRSAQRFDPRTVMARDAFDRLLERLQPSGGMPWDALPGGWRIDLLLFVHRVEGLSPGVYLLSRGGVEQGVPARLARQHDLLPVDDAAVPLYQLAAMEPMALARLARSLHCHQDIAANGCVALGMLCEFEAALAASAANYRDLHRQAGLIGQVLYAEAEAMGLRGTGIGCFFDDAVHELIGLEGTAHQTLYHFTLGRAIDDARIESSPAYAQRTPAASEPTP, translated from the coding sequence ATGACGACGACTGAAACGCGGTCTGCGCCGGACGCGTCCGCGTCTGCTGCCGAGGTCGTGCGCGCCTATCACGTGCGCACCCGCCACCGTTACGCCGGCTACGCCGCCGGCCCGGAAACGCTGGACTGGGACGCGCAGCCGGCGGCGTTCCGGCACTTCGACGGCGCGCCGCGCCGCGCGCTGCCGCTGGCGACCGACGACGCCAATCCGGCCCGGCCGCGACTCGATCTGGATTTTGCCGCACTCGACACGCCGCTGCTGCCGTTGCCGCTGTCGCTGCACACGCTGGGGGCGCTGCTGCACCTGTCGCTCGGCCTGACGGCATGGAAATCGAGCGGCCCTGACCGCTGGGCGGTGCGCGCCAATCCATCCAGCGGCAACCTGCACCCGGTGGAGGCCTACCTGGTGATACGCGGGCTCGACGCGCTCGCCGACGGGCTGTACCACTACCTTCCCGAAACGCACGAGCTTGAATGCCGCGCCCGCCACGGCGTACGTGCCACCGGGAGCGCCGGCGTGCACATCGTGCTGACGTCGGTCATGTGGCGCGAGGCGTGGAAATACGGCGAGCGCGCTTTCCGCTATTGTCAGCTGGACACCGGTCACGCAGTCGGTGCGATGCGCTACGCGGCGGCCGTGCTTGGCTGGACGCTAAAGGCGCAGCCGGACATCGACGCGGCGTCGCTGGCGGCGCTCGTCGGCACCGATCGCCTGCAGGATTTTCCGGCGCGCCGCGCCATCGATACCGAAATCGAGGAGGCCGAACTGCTGCTCGGCATAGGCTGCGACGGCAACGATGCGCTGCCGCTGCCCGCCATCGATGCCGTGCAGTGGTTCGGACCGGCGAGCACGGTGGACCGCCATCCGATGTATCGCTGGGCGGCGGTGGGCGAGGTGGCGGCCGCCACGCGCGATGCCGTGCAGGGCGCCGCGCCCGTTGCCGCCGGGCATCCGGCAGGCGCACGCGCAACACGCGCGGCTGCCGCGCCCGCAAGACGCGGGCGATCGATCGGCGAGGTGTTGCTCGGGCGGCGCAGCGCGCAGCGCTTCGACCCGCGGACGGTCATGGCGCGCGACGCCTTCGATCGTCTGCTGGAACGCCTGCAGCCGTCCGGCGGCATGCCCTGGGACGCGCTGCCCGGTGGCTGGCGCATCGACCTGCTGCTGTTCGTGCACCGCGTCGAAGGCCTGTCGCCCGGGGTCTATCTGCTGTCGCGTGGCGGTGTCGAACAGGGTGTGCCGGCGCGGCTGGCCCGTCAGCACGACCTGCTGCCGGTGGACGATGCCGCAGTGCCGCTCTACCAGCTGGCGGCGATGGAGCCGATGGCGCTTGCGCGGCTGGCACGCAGCCTGCACTGCCATCAGGACATTGCCGCCAACGGCTGTGTTGCGCTCGGCATGCTGTGCGAATTCGAAGCTGCGCTGGCGGCGTCTGCCGCCAACTATCGCGACCTGCACCGGCAGGCCGGGCTGATCGGCCAGGTGCTCTATGCCGAGGCGGAAGCGATGGGCCTGCGCGGCACCGGCATCGGCTGCTTCTTCGACGACGCGGTGCACGAGCTGATCGGCCTCGAAGGCACGGCGCACCAGACGCTGTACCACTTCACCCTCGGGCGCGCGATCGACGATGCGCGCATCGAATCATCGCCGGCCTACGCGCAGCGCACACCGGCCGCATCGGAACCCACGCCATGA
- a CDS encoding TetR/AcrR family transcriptional regulator, protein MDDIAAHDTPLATGQRGPVEHERREQIIAAADEHFRHYGYQKTTVADLARAIGVSSAYVYRFFESKQAIGEAVCRMTLQPLDERLMAIASEDAPAADRLRRFYRALFEEGFELFFNERRLHDIVVAAVEEGWGSVAQHKDAILQALCRIVADGRERGEFERKTPLDEVCRAIFVTTSPFCHPVMLEQTPREEIATNAAAVSSLVLRSLSP, encoded by the coding sequence ATGGATGACATCGCAGCCCACGACACCCCTTTGGCGACCGGTCAGCGCGGCCCGGTCGAACACGAACGGCGCGAGCAGATCATCGCCGCCGCTGACGAACACTTCCGTCACTACGGTTACCAGAAGACCACGGTGGCCGACCTGGCGCGCGCCATCGGTGTGTCGAGCGCCTACGTCTATCGCTTCTTCGAGTCCAAGCAGGCGATCGGCGAGGCGGTCTGCAGGATGACGCTGCAGCCGCTGGATGAACGGCTGATGGCCATCGCGAGCGAGGACGCGCCTGCCGCGGATCGGCTGAGACGCTTCTACCGCGCGCTTTTTGAAGAAGGCTTCGAACTGTTCTTCAACGAGCGCCGGCTGCACGACATCGTGGTGGCGGCGGTCGAAGAGGGCTGGGGCTCGGTGGCGCAGCACAAGGACGCCATCCTGCAGGCGCTGTGCCGCATCGTGGCCGACGGCCGGGAGCGCGGCGAGTTCGAGCGCAAGACACCGCTCGACGAGGTGTGCCGCGCGATCTTCGTCACCACGTCGCCGTTCTGCCATCCGGTGATGCTCGAACAGACGCCGCGCGAGGAGATCGCCACCAATGCGGCGGCGGTGTCCAGCCTGGTGCTGCGCAGCCTTTCGCCCTGA
- a CDS encoding VTT domain-containing protein, producing the protein MSGLLAEYGLWLLFAVVLAEQLGLPIPAMPLVMLAGARVADEPMYGVIALLVAVLASTLGDLAWYVAGRRHGHRVLKLLCRISLSPDTCVRTSESTFTRYGLATLVIAKFVPGLSTLAPPLAGALGMRPSAFMLFNTAGALLWAGAALAIGLVFHEQIGVVLDYLAGLGSAAAAAVGTLLALYVGYRWFDRQRAMKALRAVRLAPADLLDMLDSGVDVTVIDVRSALIADAEPVRIPGALHIALEHIDAAAHRLPRDRPVIVYCACPNDVSAVRATLKLRAAGIVDARPLLGGIDGWKAAGYRLEMIEPAAGV; encoded by the coding sequence GTGAGTGGATTGCTGGCCGAATACGGCCTGTGGCTGTTGTTTGCAGTGGTGCTGGCGGAACAGCTCGGGTTGCCGATTCCGGCCATGCCGCTGGTCATGCTGGCCGGCGCGCGCGTGGCGGACGAACCGATGTACGGCGTGATCGCGCTGCTGGTGGCAGTGCTCGCGTCAACGCTGGGTGATCTGGCCTGGTATGTCGCCGGACGGCGTCACGGCCATCGCGTGCTGAAGCTGCTGTGCCGCATTTCGCTGTCGCCCGACACCTGCGTGCGCACCAGCGAATCGACCTTCACGCGTTACGGACTGGCCACGCTGGTGATCGCCAAGTTCGTGCCCGGCCTGTCCACGCTGGCCCCGCCGCTGGCCGGTGCGCTGGGCATGCGGCCGAGCGCCTTCATGCTGTTCAACACCGCCGGTGCGCTGCTGTGGGCCGGTGCCGCGCTGGCCATCGGGCTGGTGTTCCACGAACAGATCGGCGTCGTGCTCGACTATCTGGCCGGACTTGGTTCAGCGGCTGCCGCCGCGGTCGGCACGCTGCTCGCGCTGTATGTCGGTTACCGCTGGTTCGACCGCCAGCGCGCGATGAAGGCGCTGCGCGCGGTCAGGCTGGCGCCCGCCGACCTGCTGGACATGCTCGACAGCGGCGTCGACGTGACGGTCATCGACGTGCGCTCCGCGTTGATCGCCGATGCCGAACCGGTGCGCATCCCGGGCGCGCTGCACATCGCGCTCGAACATATCGATGCCGCGGCGCATCGGCTGCCGCGCGACCGGCCCGTCATCGTGTATTGCGCGTGCCCGAATGACGTGTCGGCAGTGCGCGCCACCTTGAAGCTGCGCGCGGCCGGCATCGTCGACGCGCGGCCGTTGCTCGGCGGCATCGACGGCTGGAAGGCAGCCGGCTACCGTCTGGAAATGATCGAACCGGCCGCCGGCGTTTGA